The genomic DNA TAGAATAAGCGCGGGAAAGTTGaagcagcgcaaattcactttttatgtgatgttttcgtagccgtcgacgtcgtcgttgcttaagctccctgttgGAGCTGGTTGTTTACGGCAATGGGTTCTCATAaggggggcttataagcggcCCAATCTCGGGAAAAGCgccttggggacgaggttgataaACGGCCGTGTCATAAATTCATCGAGAGTGGTCGCTTTCGAAAGCTTTTTTATACCGGGGCTTTTAGCAAAAAGCTTGGCGTATGTTAGCTCCGCACTgagggaaaaagaagaaaaagaatcggcgagcgaagcgagccgagcgGTAGTCCGGGAAAGTTTTTTTTGCCGTTTGACCCCGTTTTGGACCTTTTTCCCTCCGGCAGAGCATGGTCCCAGGCTAGGCACATGTTGATGATTTCCTATGCATTAAGCTAAATTATGAATTGACACATTCCAAGGTTATCAACCATCATACAAGAAAGAAAGGGTCAGTCCTGTCTCGTCCACAGGCTTTCTTTGTTCGGGTCAAAGACGTGGGCGGAGAGCGAGTGCGTGCAGAATGAAAGCACAACCTCTTTCTCATGCAGATTTCCCCTATCATGGCGTGGCCACTTGGTCACTCTCCCACTCCGGGAGGCGAGTGGAGGAAAACCTATAATTAACCAAATTTTCCCCAAAATAGGCGATCCCTAGAGACCGGCCAGGAACGAGGCAGAAAGACCCTGAGGTTATTTGCCTGAGGGGCATTTTCGAGACGGTGTGAAGCCTCATTGGTGCCGTGAACACAGGGGATCTTGACTATGAATACTTTTATAACTAGGCAGCACTCTTCAAATATACGCTTATTCAAAAGTTATCTTTAGACTTTTATTGAACCTAACTATTCAAGTTGATATGGCATCAGTGCGTACAGATATTTTCCACAGTTCcggttaccaaaaaaaaaatcaatattgCATATTTGATATTATGGCGACGAAGAAGTTATATTGCTGCATGATACTTAGATCGGCTAGAGTGAACagctttctttttacttcacataaaatttttttatggtAGTTATCCACACCTTTGGTTTTACCCAATACGTACTTTGTTGTTAGTTTTGGCTGGCAACTTAAACGTAATTATAGGGCAACGATATTGATCATCATTTTAAAACAAGCATGAACTTCCTTGAACATATGCACAAAAAGCTTGACGGGTATAAATAGCTCAATTCCTTCCCTCCCCTATAAACTGAAGTTTCCGCTGGTTTTGTCTGTATAAAGCTAGACGAATTGTATGTCTTCTGAAAGTTTAAGGAAACTTTGAAGTTTCTCAAACTGGAATACATCCAATGTCTATTAAAGTCGAAagtaaaaacactgaaaacttAGTTCGTTCCTATCCGATCCTCAGCAGACCATGACAATGAACAACTAAAAACACTTAAGAAATTATCATTTGCGTTCAAGGAAACTTACGTATTTTAGGGAACTGTGCCATATTGACTTTGCTTCTCACAAGTATTAACATATCAGCTAGTATGAGTCATGCATTCTTTGATCATCGCCCATAACGAGCGAGTCAGAGTCGAACGCGAGAGCATCTAAATCGGCATGAAAGCCAAAAAGGGGAAAAAGGTTGACGAATTAGTCACCCTTTTTTCTGAACTTCGAGAGAAGTCGATAAAAGCCGGCGAGAAGGTCGAAAACATCCGATGGGAGTTCTTGCGGGAAGTCTATAACGTGCCTGGAGAGAAAAAATTAACCAGTTCTAGTTCAATCAGTTTGAACAAGGTTATTTGGTTCATTCTTTTGCCTGTTGTCGTTGTATTCTTGGGTTTGTCTTTCGTCGACTTAGACAGCACTTCCCCATGTCTCATTGATACTGAAATGGTGTTTTGGAATGAGATTACGCGGAAACCCAGTGAATGTTCAAAGATGTGCGTAGACGTGGAAGAGGTACCTCGAGTTTCGAACCTTTCCAAGAAAGAGTTCATTGCCAACTACGCTTACAATGGTCACCCTGTGGTTATCACGGACGCCGCGCAAAATTGGTCTGCTGTGGGGAAattcagtttcaattttttcaagCGTCTTTACGCCAACAACATGGAAGCCGCTGAAAACTTTGATTATGATCAGGGCTGCATATTTTTCGCTTACAATTCGGGTTTTGAAAATTTGGCTCAAGTACTTAGAATGCCAAAGAAGAGGGCTGAGTGGAGAGGAAAGCCATGGTACATTGGCTGGTAAGTTTCACTGTTTCTAAGTTCTTCTGAGATAACAGTAAAAACCAACAAGTAAAAAACTTGTTTTCAAGAACCATTTAAgttaaaatttgccagttaggttATCGCTCGCTCTATACaaaaacctgtttagcctaaattcgaattttctaaaatctacaaaaaaattctgtacacttggaAGAAGGACTTCAACATCCATGTGGTCCGTATTTCAGTTCTTCTTGGCAGTAGTCATTTTCACAGAAATATGAATTTGGTACGGATTTTATATAAGAAATTgataagctgaataccactaaatactcttcgctacgatgtatttttttcttcagaaaataagaatctATTTAAAGATCTAAACAACCTACTGCTTGTGCTAATTATCGTTTACGTGAGAATCTTTTTAGGCTAACTTAGGAAAATGCAGGCCCTTATATTCGAGGGTTTTATCCGGAAGTCATAATCAAGAGCGAGGTAGGTGTGAGGCCTTGGCTGATAACACCATAcggagaccttgattatttcgggtataacaaaaaaagactCTAATAGTTGTCTTTAGACATTTTGCTCAAGAAAATGAATAACACGTTTTTATATGCATGTTGATACTGAGTACAgcttaagtttagaaaaaaagaaagaaaaacagaaagaaagagagaaaatgcaGCTTGGATCGAAATCAAGCACTGCACACCttttaacaatttaaaaatgttACCTTTATCATGGCCATAAGTTGGACGGAAATTTCGCTCGCGGAGGCGATATCGTAAGACACGCTTAAGAAAGTTTAAGTTTTTCCCTAGTTGCCCTCGGGGGTTGACTAGGGTATACATTTTACTAAATGCCAAATACAACTCAGGAGTTTGAGTGAAATGGAAAACATTTCTTCTCACTAAGAGGCCATTTGATATTTTACTAGTCCGATTCGCATGGACGTGAAAGAGAATTTTATCGGTAAGTATATTGAAGTGAAGTGATGGTAAGTAAGGTGAAGCTGCCAATCGGCGTTTGACCATGAATGGTCTCTCACTCAACTGATCACTCTTTAAGAAACGAGAGTCTCTAATCGATCCTCCACTTGTTTTGTGCAACGGAAATATTTCGTTATTTAAATTTAATACTTTGTATGCACCCAACGTAGGTAACCATGAAAAATGCATCAACCCGCACTACAGAGTCCATcaaaagttgtaaaaataagTTGTGGACATCAGCAACATCAGTCATATATTGAATTTAATTTCAAGTCAATACAGAAAAGTTTCTGACGTTAAGAAATATTTCATCTACCCACGTCGCAAAATGCAAAGAGTCAGATCATGAGGACTTGACCAATATTACCACGCTTTCAACTATATAAATAGACTGGAAAAACAATACACTCAACAGTCAACTCTGTCTTAATGCACgcatggttcaatttgacctgttgtcaacccccccccccccccgggcaacctcCGGGACAAGTCCAGCCCTTCGGGTCCTGAGGTGGGGAATTGTTTGAAGCGGTTCTTTCCTGGGGGAAGGGGGCGGGGCACATCAAAAATATCTTCTCTTTGATTTTACGCAGTACATCTGTATTTCaaggtatgttttaaaatttgaaacgaATGAGCGTActggaatgaatttttttttggcaaaagaatgaaagaaatgtttctTCAGCCTGGCTTTAATAATAGGAAAACTTAAATAGAGTGCATATGAAAACGGATACAAGGCTTTGACAGAGATTCAGTCCAGAGTGTTCTTATAAAAGTGTTCTATCAAGGAGATGCTTAacagcttttttctttctttttcggtTTCAAATTTATTGTTCATGTTTTAACTACATTATGGCATGTATTATCCTTCTCACAATAAACTGTAGAAAACGTTTATAAAAGTTGTGAAAACATCTCGTTTGTTATTGTATGGATATCGCTTTCAAAAAGATGTACCTAAACAAACGTATATGAGATCGATCAGGAGCTCGGGGTGGGGAATTGTCTCCTTCCGCATGCCCGGGGGTGGGAAATAGACTCaccaggaaagaaaaaaaatgcaaatcccCAGTGGTACGCTAGAGTAGGGGGGGTGGGCGCGGCATGGTTGcaggtcaaattgaaccatgcataacggacaccccgctaaaacggacacctagagttgttccctgcctttctttaccccTTTTAGTTGACTccctataagacggacatctctctataagatggacacatAGTGCGGGTCCCATGAAGAGGTGTCCGTCATAGAGACAGTTGACTGGGGATTATCTATATACAAGCAAGCTGTCATGCTTTATTGTTTGACCTGCTGGTGACAACCAATCAGTATCGCCGAGCGTAAGCCCGGAACAACTTCACCTAGAGAAAATGCCTGCTATAGAAAAGTCTCTTCAGGAATGGAAAAGGAAGTTACTAAGTGAAATTATTTTTTAGAGAAAGCCAAGACTGTAGAAATGCTACTAACGTTAAAAACAGCAATAAGGTGACGCTAGGAACCGGATGGCTAATTCTCAAATACGGAAGAATTCGGTTAATCAAGACAAAATATCTCTACTATCTCTACTAAACATGAAAAATCACCGACAATAAAAATGACTGTGACTACGATTTAAGTAGTTAAGGGTGTCTTTTTAACCACCCTAAAGAGACGTAACTAAGGGTTATTAACTTGAGATTTTGAGTATTTGATGCTGAGAAGGGCCTCTTTAGTCAAAAGTGGTATTTGGTCTTTAGAGCAGTTCATTCTCGTACAAAACGTTGTTGCGTACAGCTCCCTCAGATCCTACGGATATGTAAAAGAACATGTCGGCTCTTTCTTTAGTTATGATAGTATATTAACAATACATTCGGACCCCAGAATACAAGGGCGTCAGTGACTAGGGCTTATTGCTAAATAAACCAAACCCATTATGCGTAAAATGCCTGTACCAAAGAGAATAATCGGTCAGAGAGGAAATCTTAGGGCGTTAGCGgcgatatgtgaatttcacttcCTGGGACGTCCGCAAATTTCCATAGATTGTTTGAAACATCATCAAGACCGCGCTCGACTGCCCCAAAGCAAAAAATGTAGGCTATTGTAATGACGACAGctgaattctctcttgacaacacTAAATAAAAGTTTGAGGGCttcaagcgtttaattggtctaaaacTAGCTTTGATGAAATTCGTATATCCCAAGGGCGTTTCCCTCTCTGTCCAGGCATTATTCTCTTTTAcctgtttttattctctttaaaAGTTTAGATCCGATATGCTGTAAATTTTGCCTGGTTTTGTCCATGTTTTTgaggttggttttggccaatCCTATACATTTTCTttgcgagacatcaacttggactcttgccctccaGAGACACGTGatatggcgtgattctgtgggtgttggaGTTCTAGGTCAGGGCTTAGATCAGAGTGTGCGGGTTATTTCTCAGCAGAGCCTCTCTgtttgttacgccatactgatgAGCTACAATAATGGCGAAACTggcagctgtctatggctacaatcccgctctgttttggattctttcggtgtcgtgtcgatgtcttgcaaaattaattttcacgtagtacgatcagcattgtaGTAtcctgcttgcagaatttaatacgCCTATATCGCGTTTGCTGTTTCTTTTAGGAGCAACTGTGATCCCGTTATCCGTGAAAAGCTACGTAACTACTACAGCAAACCTGCGTTTATCCCTGATGACGCAGAAACAGGTGATCAGGACTGGATTTTCATGGGAGGTCCTGGACCTGGCGCACCTATACACGTGAGTAACTAAGCTAAtcttttgtttataaacaactCGAGCTGTCTTCTACTGATAACCGTATCAGGAGAGAAGGTTTACTGCCAGCCGTCAAATGACCAAAAACTTCCGCCAGTAGGGGTAAACAGTTAACAGTTCAAAATTATTATGCGGCACAATTTGTGACCCTAAAAGTGTCGTGACAAAGACAGTAAGTAACGTAAATCGAGTCCCGCTATGACAGTTCTAGCTAGAGTTatttgtccagttttcaaaagttcAAATCCTTCgggccatgcttgtaaatagccaactggttacCTTTACAGccattttggctttttttgaTTGAATTTGCACTGAGAGCAACACCTTTGGCTTCATAATTGCAGCTTGACATGGTAAACCGTCCCTCGTGGCAGGCCCAGCTATCAGGTCAAAAGATATGGACTCTTGTCCCACCCCCTGAGTGTGAACATGTTTGTCGAGCAATGAACGTCACCATCAACAAAGGAGACATAAGTAAGTTAGTGTTTTTTCTTGTGGATATTATGGGATATCTTCAGATATCTTATCAAAGGCAGGCTAAAAGGTTTGTGAGGAGGACTAGAATTTGATGGGTAAAAATGTTCGTCTGAACGTAAGGGTGGGTTAAAAAAACTGGTATCATCATGTACTTGTGACGTTTGTCTTTGTCTTAAAGAGTTTTAAACCTTTCTCATCGTGCATGATGGAAATTAGATACTGGTAACGGTACTGGGCGTACACCAATTTTGGGTGTCAACTGCCATGCCTAGCCTGtgcaggtaaaaaaaaatcgaaaaaaaaaaaaaagaaccaaaaaaaaaaaaaaaaaaccgggaaGACGGCTTATATAAGAAGCTAGGGTTGGCCTTATCTTGGGAAAAAATCCctcctttcttgtaaaaattgaGGCAAAAAATTCCAGTTAGCGGTTGTGTCACACAAGGACAACTTATTTTGTCCAACAACTATGACCTTACCTTACTTAATCCCGCCTTTCACACTCCGATTATCCCCCCGTGGTCGAGTCCCGCTCTGTGCTTTAGCTGAAGTTCAGTTTATCCAGTTGTCCAGAGTTCAAATCATCGACCAACTGACTGCGTCCTGCCAACCATGCTGTTAACCATAATCTGTTCATATGATTCTTTGAGTGAAGTGCCTGTAGACTAGTTTGAGCCGCTTAGTGCACAGGTGTGTCTGGTTTCAGTAATGATACTTTTTACGGGGATGGGATATTAACCAATCGCCCAACCCCCAAACTGGAGAGCCAGGCGTTGCAATTCCTCTGGCCTTAAACCCAAAATCTGGGCAAGCACGGTTGAACCTTCCTGGGACAAAGGTACCAACTGGTATAGTTTCCAGTGTCACCAAGGCATCAAACCTCCCCTGCACCACGTTAAGACGAAACATTCTAAGcggtctttttaaaaaatttaggcGTGTGTGGTACACTTTATGCCTTCTCTGTTTCTTCAGATATGCCATTTCCCTTATTGACAAGTCATTTTCTTAGTGAAGCTGTTCTATTTTTCAGTTGTTCTGGACACCAACCAGTGGTACCATTCCACAAAGATTGTTCCAACTGGAGAATTAAGCATCACGATTGGAGCCGAATACGACTGATAAAATTCTAATTCTACCTAATAAACAGATTCATTACTGTCATTAGCCTGCACCACAGTCGAAATAACATGTGATCAGCCGCTTCGGTGTCTCccctttcctaaaaaaaaacacacaaaaaaaaaccccTGTTCGCAGGTACAACACAAAAACCGAACCTCTGCAGGCTATCCTATTATCAGCAAGAGCatttaggtttctttttctaCCGTTCCACTCAGACAAACACCAGAATATTGTGTCTTCTTTTTCAAGATCAGAAATCCAGCAGTTTTTTTTAACTCGCCTCACAATAAAGTCATCcacaaaataaatttatataTGTATTACCTAACAGTAAATTTATTTATAGCTGTTAGAGGGAGAGTATGTTAAAAATTCTCCCAAGTTTCTTTTAAGCTATGCTAGAAATAAATTTCAATATTGGTGACAAAACCTCTTAGAATAATCCCTCACTTTGTGTCCAACAATAATGTTCAGTCTTACTCAATATCAAACACCACTGACAATTTTGTGTCTACACCCTGAAAATACGCCGCGTCCTATTCAGACAGTTATCCATAGTCTTTCCAGGAAACCTATAAATACTATAAAGATCACTGTAACATAATTTGTATCAGTGTAATTTGTATCTTCGTTACCCCTGCGACTGAGCAGAGCCTGCGTCGATCTTCCTATATGAGTTGATTCATTTAGGACTATCGAAGGAGACTTtgctcgggggggggggggggggggtatactTTGACTCTACTTCACCATGTCGATCGCACTTTGGGCCTAACTCTCGTCATGAACCCCTCGACAAAATTTCAGCTGCCATCTACATACTTCCGGGATGGGCGCTGGCGCTTCCACGGCCCAAGTTTTATTCCCCTGGGGAACACCAGCAAGTACCTGTACCTGCGTACATGCGGCATGTACTAAAATTAAACCCGAAGCAACGAAACGAAACCACCAAAACGAAACGACCGAAACGGTCACAACGACCACAACGAAATAAAGGAACCGCCGAAACGACCACCACGAATTCAGTAAACCAGGAGTAAAAGAAGCAAAACGATCAAAGAAAATGATTGAAACCTATAAAGGTGGAATGTTGAGGAAATTGCCGATGTCAGTCCCTTAACAATTGTCTCAAATTTAGGGACTTCTAAAAGAGAGGGAAAGCTACTCATCTCCGCAGACAAAGAACACTTTTCATTCAACTGTTCAAGGTACTTTACACACCGATCAATACAACACAACatttttgttagaaaaaatCAGGTGAGTTCAGACttcgtgcgtaaaatttatgcagcaccTGGAAGATTGTTAccgatagctgaagctgacagagttttttgTCATCTTAAGatgtttaaaaacttttaaaaacatttaactgtctttttccactgacaATGTGATCAGTTCTATAATTTTGTCGTGCAATGGAAGctcgtgcttcgatcgtcctgaatgtTGAATGAGCGCAATGCAATTTGTCATGCAAAATTGTCAAAAACCGCagaattagtaatggtaacaggactgagtggagtccaatttggtctgtaatcataactataacaaaattctcaaatctgattggctatcaactgccctgatttcagttttgatttaaaaaagattcttatatatcacaaattgttttaaagttatgattaattggtaacagaacttcatgtcgtccaattcggtctgtaatcatactcgtgattaaacaaatcggactcccgctacgctgtcgtccgattttgttactcgctcgtatgattacagaccaaattggactccactcagtcttgttaccattactaatcatACGAGCGACTGGACGAcatgaagttctgttaccaattaatcataactttaaaaaaattgtgatatataagggtttttttttaaatcaaaacacaagaaattccaagatttttttgctagcagtgaaaaaaaaaaaagccatttaagcgcgggTGTAATGGCGGGTACtatccaattacttaggcatgacgcgtactgtcctattaaactgtcctattaaggctgaaatcaggacagttgatagccaatcagatttgagaatttttttatagttatgattaaaggtttaaatagggcaaaaaataacaaattttatcCGAAGTCTGTACGATAAACAAACAGCGCCTTTTAGCACTGTTTACCTCAGATGTGACGtataaaaacagttaaaaagtatataaggctggtttacacaccACCAGCTTTGTCGGCAAGATTTTGTGAAGTAAAGTTGACGAACACAAAAagtccggcctgattttttattgtgacctcccttttagacagaggCGTAAATTGGCGGCCACCGAGGACTACGGGGGTGTCAGGAGCCCAttaaatttgatgggctcctggggGGTGTCTAATAAAGGTGCTGTAGGCGGGGAACTCGGTCATTTTGTTtgtgaagaatttgttttccaagccTAATCtatttagtctgctacacagccgtttttagtgtcgtcacgcaacgctcctccccactaatggggaggagcgttgcgtgacgacactaaaaacggctgtgtagcagactataatCTATTGTGATCAAAGGtgcatgattgctattttttgggtgtacatataagaccATTAACTCGATGTGACATTTGTTTCattcttggactgtttgcaaattactttttctctaaaatcactcagTCTTTCCCACAAAAGTCATATGAATCTGCCTCAAAGTTATCTAATTTGTGGtttaaaagtttattatttgattttaaTAACATATTTAAAAACAGGGGCTGGGTAAatctatatatatttaaaaatagaTGAACATGTAGGCGCAGAGGCCTTCATAGATGACATAGGGAAACAGGGACACAGGGAaactagtaacaaggaaactACCATTTCAATACGCGTATTAAAATGACGTCAGTTGTTATGGCGCGCTTAATTGATTCTGCTTTGCTCATGTTTTATAATGCAGTACTCCAAGCACGAATTTACGTGCTGAGTTGCACTGCTGAACTTTCTCTCTACTAATGGCTTCCTCAAAGTCAAAAGGTGTCGACGAACTTGTAGTTCTGTTTTCTGATTTACGAGAGAAATCGCTGAAGAGCGGAGAAACACTTGAGGCTGTTCGCTTGGAGTTTCTTCGAGAAGTCGAAAAGGGTTCTTCTAGTTTTTTTTCCAAGATCAGAGAAAAACGGCTCTGGATTTTCCTCATCTTACCTGTTGTTATGGCTGCGGCCTGTTACTATTTTGACGTCGTCGAATGGTTAAAATTCAGAGAAGAGCCTTGCCTTTTGAATGTGAACGAGATTTTTATCGAAGTAACGCGAAAGAAAACCGATTGTTCTCTTGTGTGCGAAGGCCTAACAGAAGTGCCTAGGGTTTCAGACTTGTCGAAGGAGGAGTTTGTGACCAAGTATGCGTACACTGGAAGACCAGTTGTTGTTATGGATGCGGCAAAGAACTGGTCGGCTACAGAAGTGTTTAACTTCACGTTTTTTAAGGATCTCTTCGAGAAGAACAAAGACGCTTATCGAGTAAACGAAGAAGAATGCCAGTTCTTTCCATACAGAACTGAGTTCATTTCACTTGAAGAGGCATTTAATATGTCCAAAGAGAGATCGGAATGGAAAGGCGAACCGTGGTACTTTGGTTGGTAAGTTGAGTCAAAGCCTTAGCATTGAcgtttaaagttaaaatacaaaatactcTGAAAAGTgatgggaaagaaaaaaattggtggAAGTGAGAAATCAAAAGCTGGAAGCAGCTGATCATTTTTAATTAAGATTCAAATCAGTTTCTATTCAGTTGTTTAAATGGTTTTCTAGACAAAGCATAACCTATGTTAATATATATCAAATGAGAATGAAGCCGAAATTTTAAAGTCAAATTCATCTTCTGAAGTTGTGTTTGGTTAGTTTAGAGGGCTGTCATGACACAGCTGTCTAATGATATCCATTAAATGCAGCTGGAAAACGAGATGATTAGTTGAGTTGCGAAATGAAGTGAAATATACACATACCCTATAGAAATCTACCAAATGAAtcaatcaagaaaaaaaattcaatctagaaaaaaattcagtgtgttttttttaaagaaaacgttttatgcCATAATATTTTCAGGAGTAACTGTGATGCAGCAATCAGACAAGAATTGCGTACTCATTATCAAACACCATATTTTTTGCCAAACCAATCAGAGACCAGTGAACAGGATTGGATCTTTATGGGTGGACCTGGTCCTGGTGCTCAAATTCATGTAAGTCACTTCATTAAGAAAAGAACAAAGTAAAAGAATGAACCCTGTTGTTGGCATTCAGAAAGCTTGTTGGCTAACAATGATGAAACTAACAAAACTAAATCAGGGATGTCACGAAGACTTCTTGTTGCTGGATATGTGCGATTAGTAGGCAGGGAATTGAACAAAAGTAGCTAGGGGGCACACTCATAACAGCCAAAGGAAATCTCCATCTAAGGACCTTTAGAGACAGCCCCTGCTAAATGAACCCTCAAGTCCCAAGATGGTGTCCGAATCTAAAAGCAAATTTACCTCTTTGTCTTCTGCTGGATTGCTCTGATTCCATTATTTGTACGTgtgaatattttaaacttatACTAATATTATTCTTCAAAACGCCCACCAACATATATTGTAAAACTGGCTATAATGTGTAAATTTTTACGTAATTAATTGTTCTCTGTAACTTTTGCGAACAC from Porites lutea chromosome 6, jaPorLute2.1, whole genome shotgun sequence includes the following:
- the LOC140940424 gene encoding uncharacterized protein isoform X2, coding for MKAKKGKKVDELVTLFSELREKSIKAGEKVENIRWEFLREVYNVPGEKKLTSSSSISLNKVIWFILLPVVVVFLGLSFVDLDSTSPCLIDTEMVFWNEITRKPSECSKMCVDVEEVPRVSNLSKKEFIANYAYNGHPVVITDAAQNWSAVGKFSFNFFKRLYANNMEAAENFDYDQGCIFFAYNSGFENLAQVLRMPKKRAEWRGKPWYIGWSNCDPVIREKLRNYYSKPAFIPDDAETGDQDWIFMGGPGPGAPIHLFWTPTSGTIPQRLFQLEN
- the LOC140940424 gene encoding uncharacterized protein isoform X1, which codes for MKAKKGKKVDELVTLFSELREKSIKAGEKVENIRWEFLREVYNVPGEKKLTSSSSISLNKVIWFILLPVVVVFLGLSFVDLDSTSPCLIDTEMVFWNEITRKPSECSKMCVDVEEVPRVSNLSKKEFIANYAYNGHPVVITDAAQNWSAVGKFSFNFFKRLYANNMEAAENFDYDQGCIFFAYNSGFENLAQVLRMPKKRAEWRGKPWYIGWSNCDPVIREKLRNYYSKPAFIPDDAETGDQDWIFMGGPGPGAPIHLDMVNRPSWQAQLSGQKIWTLVPPPECEHVCRAMNVTINKGDIIVLDTNQWYHSTKIVPTGELSITIGAEYD
- the LOC140940069 gene encoding bifunctional arginine demethylase and lysyl-hydroxylase JMJD6-B-like, which translates into the protein MASSKSKGVDELVVLFSDLREKSLKSGETLEAVRLEFLREVEKGSSSFFSKIREKRLWIFLILPVVMAAACYYFDVVEWLKFREEPCLLNVNEIFIEVTRKKTDCSLVCEGLTEVPRVSDLSKEEFVTKYAYTGRPVVVMDAAKNWSATEVFNFTFFKDLFEKNKDAYRVNEEECQFFPYRTEFISLEEAFNMSKERSEWKGEPWYFGWSNCDAAIRQELRTHYQTPYFLPNQSETSEQDWIFMGGPGPGAQIHIDSVDRPSWQAQLSGKKTWTLIPPPECEHVCQSMTITINKGEIFIVDTNQWYHATKVLPGDLSITIGAEYD